The following proteins are encoded in a genomic region of Rhizobium sp. CCGE531:
- a CDS encoding metal ABC transporter ATP-binding protein — MLSSIDSKSRALVSLHDVGVRRSGRWLVRGVDFSVNRGEIVTLIGPNGSGKSTSAKTAIGVLKPDEGHVDRIANLKVGYVPQKLAIDWTLPLSVQRLMTLTGPLPERELLAALEAVGIAHLAKAEVQHLSGGEFQRALLARAIARKPDLLVLDEPVQGVDFSGEIALYDLIKSIRNSQGCGILLISHDLHVVMAATDTVVCLNGHVCCRGTPQSVSQSPEYVRLFGTRAAQSLAIYSHHHDHTHLPDGRVQHADGSITDNCQADDGHHHHEHGDHHHDHDDHHGHDHAEGERHV; from the coding sequence ATGCTTTCTTCCATCGACAGCAAGAGCCGAGCCCTGGTGTCGCTCCATGATGTCGGCGTCCGCCGCAGTGGCCGCTGGCTGGTGCGCGGCGTCGATTTTTCGGTGAACCGCGGCGAGATCGTCACCCTGATCGGCCCGAACGGCTCCGGCAAGTCGACCAGCGCCAAGACGGCGATCGGCGTTCTGAAGCCGGACGAGGGGCATGTCGACCGCATTGCCAATCTGAAGGTCGGCTATGTCCCGCAGAAGCTTGCCATCGATTGGACCTTGCCGCTCAGCGTGCAGCGATTGATGACGCTGACGGGGCCTCTGCCGGAACGCGAGCTGCTTGCAGCGCTTGAAGCGGTCGGCATTGCTCATCTCGCCAAGGCCGAGGTGCAGCATCTTTCGGGCGGCGAATTCCAGCGGGCGCTGCTTGCGCGCGCCATTGCCCGCAAGCCCGATCTGCTTGTCCTCGACGAGCCTGTACAGGGTGTGGATTTCAGCGGCGAGATCGCGCTTTACGACTTGATCAAGTCGATCCGTAATTCGCAAGGCTGCGGCATCCTGCTGATCTCGCACGATCTGCATGTCGTCATGGCGGCCACGGATACGGTGGTTTGCCTGAACGGCCATGTCTGCTGCCGTGGCACGCCGCAGAGCGTCAGCCAGAGCCCCGAATATGTCCGGCTTTTCGGCACGCGCGCGGCGCAATCCCTGGCGATCTACAGCCATCATCACGACCATACGCATCTGCCCGATGGCCGCGTGCAGCACGCGGATGGTTCGATAACCGACAATTGTCAGGCCGACGATGGTCACCACCATCACGAGCACGGCGATCATCACCACGATCACGATGATCATCATGGCCATGACCATGCCGAGGGAGAGCGCCATGTTTGA
- a CDS encoding zinc-binding dehydrogenase: MRALQLIDDRKLEITDLPEPNAPAAGEVTLRVKAVALNHIDVWGWRGMAFAKRKMPLVIGAEAAGVVEAIGPGVANVLPGQLVSIYGARTCGLCRHCREGRDNLCEHVSGVHGFHLDGFAQEKVNLPARLLVPAPPGVDAIGAALAPVTFGTVEHMLFDNAKLEPGETILVHAGGSGIGTAAIQLAKKIGCTVITTVGSDDKIEKAKALGADHVINYRTDRFEGVVRKLTKKKGVDVVFEHVGKDTWAGSMLCMKRGGRLVTCGSTSGVSADINLMMLFQQQLKLLGSFGCRMENMANAMQKMARGLVHPVIDTEVSFSDIDRALERMESRQIFGKIILKMD; this comes from the coding sequence ATGCGTGCTTTGCAACTGATCGACGACCGCAAACTTGAGATCACCGATCTGCCGGAACCGAATGCTCCGGCCGCGGGTGAGGTGACCTTGCGCGTCAAGGCCGTCGCGCTCAATCATATCGACGTCTGGGGTTGGCGCGGCATGGCGTTCGCCAAGCGCAAGATGCCGCTGGTCATCGGCGCCGAGGCTGCTGGCGTCGTCGAAGCGATCGGGCCGGGCGTCGCCAACGTGCTGCCGGGGCAACTCGTGTCCATTTACGGTGCGCGGACCTGCGGTCTTTGCCGTCATTGCCGCGAAGGCCGCGACAATCTCTGCGAACATGTCAGCGGCGTGCACGGCTTCCATCTCGACGGTTTCGCTCAAGAGAAAGTCAATCTCCCGGCTCGCCTGCTTGTTCCGGCGCCTCCCGGCGTCGATGCGATCGGCGCAGCCCTTGCTCCCGTAACCTTCGGCACGGTCGAGCATATGCTCTTCGACAATGCCAAGCTGGAGCCGGGCGAGACGATCCTCGTTCATGCGGGCGGCTCGGGCATCGGCACGGCTGCCATCCAGCTTGCCAAGAAGATCGGCTGCACGGTCATCACCACGGTCGGTTCCGACGACAAGATCGAGAAGGCCAAGGCGCTGGGCGCCGATCATGTCATCAACTACCGCACCGACCGGTTCGAGGGTGTCGTGCGCAAGCTGACGAAGAAGAAGGGCGTCGACGTGGTCTTCGAGCATGTCGGCAAGGATACCTGGGCCGGCTCCATGCTCTGCATGAAGCGCGGCGGCCGTCTCGTCACTTGCGGTTCGACGTCGGGCGTTTCGGCCGATATCAATCTCATGATGCTTTTCCAGCAGCAATTGAAGCTGCTTGGCTCCTTCGGCTGCCGCATGGAGAACATGGCCAATGCCATGCAGAAGATGGCGCGCGGGCTTGTCCATCCGGTCATTGATACCGAGGTAAGCTTCAGTGATATCGACCGGGCGCTGGAGCGAATGGAATCGCGCCAGATCTTCGGCAAGATCATCCTGAAGATGGACTGA
- the znuA gene encoding zinc ABC transporter substrate-binding protein ZnuA, with protein MNAAKAFLPLAATLLLSGLLAGTTATAADAPRVVVSIKPIHSLVAAIMQGVGTPDLIVDGAASPHTYALKPSNARSLQQAQVVFWVGPGMEAFLQKPLASLGANATVVELDDAPGITKLKFREGGAFEPHDDGDEAAAGESHTHDHHDHDHGEFDTHLWLDPHNAKAMVAEITTSLVAADPANALTYEANQKALNDKLDALDSEIASAVAPVKDKPFIVFHDAYQYFEHRYGVRVSGSITVSPETIPGAQRVAEIHSKVADLGATCVFAEPQFEPKLVNVVLEGTQAKSGVLDPEAATLPQGPDLYFDLMRGIASSLKECLS; from the coding sequence ATGAACGCAGCAAAAGCTTTTCTTCCCCTCGCCGCCACCCTCCTGCTTTCCGGCCTGCTTGCCGGCACCACCGCGACCGCAGCCGATGCACCAAGGGTCGTCGTCTCCATCAAGCCGATCCATTCGCTTGTCGCCGCGATCATGCAAGGGGTCGGCACACCGGATCTGATCGTTGACGGTGCCGCCTCGCCGCATACCTATGCGCTGAAGCCGTCGAATGCCCGCAGCCTCCAGCAGGCACAGGTGGTTTTCTGGGTTGGGCCAGGCATGGAAGCCTTCCTGCAGAAGCCGCTCGCATCCCTCGGCGCCAATGCCACGGTCGTCGAACTCGACGATGCGCCCGGCATCACCAAGCTCAAATTCCGCGAAGGCGGCGCCTTCGAGCCGCATGACGACGGCGACGAAGCGGCCGCCGGAGAAAGCCACACGCACGATCATCATGACCACGATCACGGCGAGTTCGACACCCATCTCTGGCTCGATCCGCATAATGCCAAGGCGATGGTCGCCGAAATCACCACGTCGCTGGTCGCGGCCGACCCCGCTAATGCGCTGACCTATGAAGCAAACCAGAAGGCTCTGAACGACAAGCTCGATGCCCTGGACAGCGAAATCGCCTCGGCCGTCGCGCCGGTGAAGGACAAGCCTTTTATCGTCTTCCACGACGCCTACCAATATTTCGAGCATCGCTACGGCGTGCGCGTTTCCGGCTCCATCACGGTCAGCCCCGAAACCATTCCGGGCGCACAGCGCGTCGCCGAAATTCACAGCAAGGTCGCCGATCTCGGCGCGACCTGCGTCTTCGCCGAACCGCAATTCGAGCCGAAGCTGGTCAATGTGGTGCTGGAAGGCACGCAGGCGAAATCGGGCGTCCTCGATCCCGAAGCCGCAACGCTGCCGCAGGGGCCGGATCTCTATTTCGACCTGATGCGCGGTATCGCAAGCTCCCTGAAAGAGTGCCTCTCCTGA
- a CDS encoding Fur family transcriptional regulator, giving the protein MTTPMLTKNQTLVFDVLTRAEAPLSAYTILDKLRDQGFRAPLQVYRALDKLLEYGVVHRLESINSFVACAHPNEDCHSHGLVAFAICESCGQVIEFHDHEVDHRLMDWLKSQKFKAEKSTIEIRGHCANCAA; this is encoded by the coding sequence ATGACGACTCCGATGCTCACCAAGAACCAGACGCTTGTTTTCGACGTCCTGACTAGGGCGGAAGCGCCGCTAAGCGCTTATACCATTCTCGACAAGCTGCGCGATCAGGGTTTTCGCGCGCCGCTGCAGGTCTATCGCGCTCTGGACAAGCTGCTCGAATATGGCGTGGTGCACCGGCTCGAGAGCATCAATTCCTTCGTCGCCTGCGCCCATCCGAACGAGGATTGCCACAGCCACGGCCTCGTCGCCTTCGCTATCTGCGAAAGCTGCGGCCAGGTAATCGAATTCCACGATCACGAGGTGGATCACCGGCTGATGGACTGGCTGAAATCGCAGAAGTTCAAGGCGGAAAAGTCGACCATCGAAATCCGCGGCCATTGCGCCAACTGCGCAGCGTAA
- a CDS encoding lipid A biosynthesis lauroyl acyltransferase — translation MKLFITRIVLALRNFRQWLVAQVIFGFLNFLKLFPADAGINFADRLTRKIGPRMRRHQLMLTNLRNAFPEKSEAEIEEIARASWGNMGRLAAEYVFLDRLFDFDPHSDKPGRIEVSGIPIFLDLRDNPRPFIVFTGHTGNFELLPVAGAAFGLTVTVLFRPPNNPYVAKKVFDFRAKRMGNLVPSHAGSSFSLARELEAGRGVGVLVDQKFRKGLKTRFFGRDVKTNPLLPKLVRQFNCEVYPTRCIRLPGNRYRLEIEPKLEMPRNEAGGLDLTATAQMLNDKVESWVRENPEQWLWYHDRWNIKKTVF, via the coding sequence GTGAAGCTCTTCATCACCCGGATCGTCCTTGCGCTCAGAAATTTCCGGCAGTGGCTGGTGGCTCAGGTCATTTTCGGATTCCTCAATTTCCTGAAGCTGTTTCCGGCGGATGCGGGCATCAATTTTGCCGATCGGCTGACCCGCAAGATCGGCCCGCGCATGCGCCGGCATCAGCTGATGCTGACCAATCTGCGCAATGCCTTTCCCGAGAAGAGCGAGGCGGAAATCGAGGAGATCGCGCGCGCAAGCTGGGGCAATATGGGCCGGCTCGCGGCGGAATACGTCTTTCTCGACCGGCTGTTCGATTTCGATCCCCATAGCGACAAGCCCGGCCGCATCGAGGTTTCGGGCATTCCGATCTTCCTCGATCTCAGGGACAATCCGCGGCCGTTCATCGTCTTTACCGGGCATACCGGCAATTTCGAGCTGCTGCCGGTCGCCGGCGCCGCCTTTGGTCTGACGGTGACCGTATTGTTCCGTCCGCCGAACAACCCCTATGTCGCGAAGAAAGTTTTCGACTTCCGTGCAAAACGCATGGGCAATCTAGTGCCGTCGCATGCCGGGTCCTCCTTCAGCCTTGCGAGGGAATTGGAGGCGGGTCGCGGTGTCGGCGTGCTGGTCGATCAGAAATTTCGCAAGGGCCTGAAGACCCGGTTCTTTGGCCGGGACGTGAAGACAAATCCGCTTCTGCCGAAACTCGTGCGCCAGTTCAATTGCGAGGTCTATCCGACCCGCTGCATCCGGCTGCCCGGCAATCGCTACCGGCTGGAAATCGAGCCGAAGCTGGAGATGCCGCGCAACGAGGCGGGTGGCCTCGATCTGACGGCAACGGCGCAGATGCTGAACGACAAGGTCGAGAGCTGGGTGAGGGAAAATCCCGAGCAATGGCTCTGGTATCATGATCGCTGGAATATCAAGAAAACCGTTTTCTAG
- a CDS encoding PAS domain-containing protein encodes MLALFHAFSMKCNQIQRAIKLGDDELVASLDRELEPLIAAILAYKAASLLEIYMQLQFMNNLIREEADDRSRVMHNSASLSVLIDRYFGGANQAAGEALRAFSSEKTDLDNEPGFEEGGVLNDVILDSLPDRVAVVTRDYRYLYSNAANSEFLKSKPMELVGRHISEFVGSDYFESSVKAKLDACFAGEKVECLYPADHQVEPGKALHCTITPLRAKSEVIGALVVMHEVTAVPTGMMVA; translated from the coding sequence TTGCTGGCACTCTTTCATGCCTTCTCCATGAAATGTAATCAGATTCAGCGTGCGATAAAACTTGGCGACGATGAGCTTGTAGCGTCACTTGATCGTGAATTGGAGCCACTTATCGCGGCGATTTTGGCGTACAAGGCCGCGAGTCTGCTTGAGATCTACATGCAGCTCCAGTTCATGAACAATCTCATCCGAGAAGAAGCGGATGATCGGTCGCGAGTGATGCACAATTCCGCTTCGCTTTCGGTGCTGATCGACCGTTATTTCGGCGGCGCAAACCAGGCGGCCGGCGAGGCCCTGCGGGCGTTTTCGAGTGAGAAAACCGATCTCGACAATGAGCCGGGATTCGAGGAAGGCGGCGTTTTGAACGATGTCATTCTGGACAGCTTGCCGGATCGCGTCGCCGTCGTCACGCGGGACTATCGTTATCTCTACAGCAACGCGGCCAATTCGGAATTCCTGAAATCGAAACCGATGGAGCTCGTCGGGCGCCATATCTCGGAATTCGTCGGTTCCGACTATTTCGAAAGCAGCGTGAAGGCGAAGCTCGATGCCTGCTTTGCCGGCGAAAAGGTGGAATGCCTTTACCCGGCGGATCATCAGGTCGAGCCGGGTAAGGCGCTCCATTGCACTATCACTCCGCTCCGCGCCAAGTCGGAGGTGATCGGTGCATTGGTCGTCATGCATGAGGTCACTGCCGTTCCCACCGGCATGATGGTGGCCTGA
- the znuB gene encoding zinc ABC transporter permease subunit ZnuB: MFDDFFLRAVVAGVGLALTTGPLGCFIIWRRMAYFGDTISHSALLGVALSLLFQLNLTLSVFAVAALVSILLLFLQRRQALSADALLGILSHATLAIGLVIVAFMSWVRIDLIAFLFGDILAVSQSDIAVIWGGGILVLAAIVWLWRPLLASTVNPELAEAEGLRPERARLLFMLLMAVVIAIAMKIVGILLITALLIIPAATARRFAATPETMAIFASLLGAIAVVGGLFGSLRYDTPSGPSIVVAALVLFIISLLPLVRRAGTPATQQRGQSS; the protein is encoded by the coding sequence ATGTTTGACGATTTCTTCCTGCGCGCCGTCGTGGCCGGCGTCGGACTGGCGCTGACGACCGGGCCGCTCGGCTGTTTCATCATCTGGCGCCGCATGGCCTATTTCGGCGATACGATCTCGCATTCGGCTTTGCTCGGCGTGGCGCTATCGCTGCTGTTCCAGCTCAACCTCACGCTCTCGGTCTTTGCGGTCGCGGCCCTCGTCTCGATATTGCTGCTCTTCCTGCAGCGGCGGCAGGCATTGTCGGCGGATGCGCTGCTCGGCATCCTCTCGCATGCGACGCTGGCGATCGGTCTCGTCATCGTCGCCTTCATGAGCTGGGTGCGGATCGATCTCATCGCCTTCCTCTTCGGCGACATTCTGGCTGTCAGCCAATCCGATATCGCGGTGATCTGGGGCGGCGGCATCCTCGTGCTGGCGGCGATCGTCTGGCTCTGGCGGCCGCTACTGGCCTCGACGGTCAATCCCGAGCTTGCCGAGGCCGAAGGGCTGCGGCCGGAGCGCGCGAGGCTGCTTTTCATGCTGCTGATGGCCGTGGTGATCGCGATCGCCATGAAGATCGTCGGCATACTCCTCATCACCGCGCTGCTGATCATTCCCGCGGCCACTGCGCGCCGCTTTGCCGCAACGCCGGAGACGATGGCGATTTTCGCCTCGCTGCTCGGCGCCATCGCCGTTGTCGGCGGGCTTTTCGGATCGCTGCGCTACGATACGCCGTCCGGGCCGTCCATCGTCGTTGCGGCGCTCGTCCTGTTTATCATCAGTCTGCTGCCCCTCGTTCGCAGGGCCGGCACGCCAGCGACGCAACAGAGAGGACAGTCATCATGA
- a CDS encoding GTP-binding protein: MNKKLPVTVLSGFLGAGKTTLLNHILNNRQGLRVAVIVNDMSEVNIDAALVRDGGANLSRTEEQLVEMTNGCICCTLRDDLLKEVRQLAGQDRFDYLLIESTGIAEPLPVATTFEFRDEDGSSLSDVSRLDTMVTVVDAANLLADYGSTDFLADRGETAGDNDNRTIVDLLVEQIEFADVVILNKVGSATAGQRDAARKIIVSLNPDARLIETDFGVVEPSEVLGTGRFGIDRSETHPLWYKELHGFKDHVPETEEYGIRSFVYRAKKPFDPAKFQAFLNRSWPGVVRAKGFFWLATRPYYVGEMSQAGALVRTSKMGLWWAAVPQDQWPRDPSFKRALTPYLDPIWGDRRQELVFIGADPMNEKQITADLDACLVKADRFTPERWRDLPDPFASWNRLTA; this comes from the coding sequence ATGAACAAGAAGCTCCCGGTCACCGTCCTCTCCGGTTTCCTCGGCGCCGGCAAGACGACGCTGCTCAACCATATCCTCAACAATCGCCAGGGCCTGCGCGTCGCCGTCATCGTCAACGACATGAGCGAGGTGAATATCGATGCGGCGCTGGTGCGCGATGGCGGCGCCAATCTCTCGCGCACGGAGGAACAGCTGGTCGAAATGACCAATGGCTGCATCTGTTGCACATTGCGCGACGACCTGCTGAAGGAGGTCCGCCAGCTCGCCGGGCAGGACCGTTTCGATTACCTCCTGATCGAATCCACAGGCATCGCCGAACCCCTGCCCGTCGCCACCACTTTCGAGTTTCGCGACGAGGATGGCAGCAGCCTCTCCGACGTCTCCCGACTCGACACTATGGTCACGGTCGTCGATGCCGCCAACCTTCTCGCTGATTATGGATCGACGGACTTCCTTGCCGATCGCGGCGAAACAGCCGGCGACAACGACAACAGGACCATCGTCGACCTGCTGGTCGAGCAGATCGAGTTTGCCGATGTCGTCATTCTCAACAAGGTCGGCTCCGCAACCGCCGGGCAGCGCGACGCGGCCCGCAAGATCATCGTCAGCCTTAATCCGGATGCCCGGTTGATCGAAACTGATTTCGGTGTGGTCGAGCCATCCGAGGTTCTCGGCACGGGCCGCTTCGGCATCGATCGCTCCGAAACCCATCCGCTCTGGTACAAGGAGCTGCACGGCTTCAAGGATCATGTTCCGGAAACAGAGGAATATGGCATCCGCTCCTTCGTCTATCGCGCGAAGAAACCGTTCGACCCCGCTAAATTCCAAGCTTTTCTCAATCGTTCCTGGCCGGGCGTCGTCCGGGCCAAGGGCTTTTTCTGGCTTGCAACCCGGCCCTACTATGTCGGCGAAATGAGCCAGGCCGGCGCGCTGGTCCGCACGAGCAAGATGGGCCTCTGGTGGGCTGCCGTGCCGCAGGATCAATGGCCGCGGGACCCCTCTTTCAAACGCGCCCTCACACCTTATCTCGATCCGATTTGGGGCGATCGCCGCCAGGAACTGGTGTTCATCGGCGCCGATCCGATGAACGAGAAGCAGATTACGGCCGACCTGGATGCCTGCCTCGTCAAGGCCGATCGGTTTACGCCAGAGCGCTGGCGTGACCTGCCCGATCCCTTTGCAAGCTGGAACAGGTTGACGGCATGA